Within the Nocardioides aurantiacus genome, the region CGTGTCTCCTCGTGCGCGGACGGTGGGCCACCAGCCTCCCACGTGGGGTCAGCGGCCCCAGGCCGGGTCGCGGCCCGACGCGGCGAGCGCCCGGTCGAGCGCCGACGGGTCCTCCCCGGCGTCGGCCTCGGCGCCGAACGCGCCCAGCGAGCGGCCGGACTCGCCGTGCTCGTCGAGGAGCTGCTGCGCCTGCTCGGCGACGGCGTCGTCGAGCTCGAGCTCCTGGCCCGTGGCGCGGGCGAGGTCCCAGCCGTGGAGCAGCACCTCGAGGAAGGCCATGTCGCCCACGTCCTTGCGCGCCATCGCCCCGTCGAGCGCCTCGCCCTCCCACGCCTCCGGCTGCGCCCACGCGTCGGCCACGGCGACCAGCCGGTCGGACAGCTGGTCGCGCCAGGCCTCCCCCAGCTCCTGGCCGCTCGTCCCCCAGGGATCGTCGCGGTCCAGCGGCTCCCCGGCCCCCACGCGCCGCATGGCCTCGGTGGTGCCGAGCAGGTGCGAGGTCAGCCCGCGCACGTCCCAGTCGTGGCAGGGGGTCTTCGCGTCCAGCGACGCCGTCGGTACCCCCTGGACGACCGGCTGGAGGCTGGCGACGAGGCCGTGCAGGTGCTCGCGGGTGGTCATGGGGCTCCTCGGGGTGAGGTCGGCGGACGTGTCCGGTGAGCAGACCGGACCGCGGCCCCCGGGTCAAGACCCCCTCGACCAGGTGGACGCGGCCTGGCGGCGACGTAGCGGCTCACGGTCGGGTCGTGGGCCGCCCAGAACCGCCAGGGTCGGTCGGCGGCGGCCCGCAGGCCCACCCGGGGCCCGGTCGCGACGTCGGCGACCGGGACGCCGGCGAGCCGGAGCTCGCCGCGCACGTCGAGCCCGTCGTGGGACCGGTCGAGCTCGAGGGTGCGGCAGAGCCGGGCCGGTCCGCGGGCCAGGTCGCGGTCACGCACCCCGGGCCGGCGGGCGCGGGCGACCTCGAGCCCGTGGACCACCTCGCCGGCCCGCAGCAGCACCGCGGCGGCCTCGCCCTCCGGGCCGCAGACCACGTTGGCGCAGTGGTGCATCCCGTAGGTGAAGTAGACGTAGAGGTGCCCCGCCGGGCCGAACATGGTGGCCGTGCGCGGCGTGCGGCCGCGGAAGGCGTGGGAGCCGGGGTCGTCGGCGCCGGCGTACGCCTCGACCTCGGTGAGGCGCAGCGTGACGCCTCCCAGGGTCAGGTGCGCACCCAGCAGCCGCGGCGCGGCCTCGAGCACCGGCAGCGCCAGCACCTCGGGGAGGCTCAGCCCAGCCACGCCCGGTGCTCCGCCACGACCGTCCGCAGCTCGGCCAGCTGCTCGGCCACGCGGGCCGGGGCGGTGCCGCCACGGGAGTCGCGGGAGGCCACCGAGCCCTCGACGGTCAGCACCTCGCGCACCCCCGGGGTCAGTCGGGGGTCGAGCTCGGCGAACTGGTCGTCGGTGAGGTCGGGCAGGTCGACGCCGAGCTCCTCGCAGCGGCGTACGCACGCTCCGGAGACCTCGTGGGCCTCGCGGAACGGCACCCCCTCGCGCACCAGCCACTCGGCCACGTCGGTCGCCAGGCTGAAGCCCTGCGGCGCGAGGTCGGCCATCCGCTCGGTGTGGAAGCGCAGCGTCGCGACCTGGCCGGTGAAGGCCGGCAGCAGCACCTCGAGGGTGTCCACGGAGTCGAAGACCGGCTCCTTGTCCTCCTGCAGGTCGCGGTTGTAGGCCAGCGGCAGGGCCTTGAGCGTGGCCAGCAGCCCGGCGAGGTTGCCGACGAGCCGGCCCGCCTTGCCGCGCGCCAGCTCGGCGACGTCGGGGTTCTTCTTCTGCGGCATGATGCTCGACCCGGTGGAGTAGCCGTCGTCGAGCGTCACGAAGCCGAACTCGCGGGTCGCCCAGAGGATCACCTCCTCCGCCTGGCGGCTCACGTCGACCCCGACCATGGCCAGCACGAAGGCCAGCTCGGCGACGAAGTCACGGGCCGCGGTCCCGTCGATGGAGTTGGCGACCGACCCGGTGAACCCCAGGTCACGCGCCACGGCCTCGGGGTCGAGGCCCAGGCTGGAGCCGGCCAGTGCGCCCGAGCCGTACGGCGACTCCGCGGCCACCCGGGCGTCCCAGTCGCGCAGCCGGGCGACGTCGCGGAGCAGCGGCCAGGCGTGGGCCAGCAGGTGGTGGCTCAGCAGCACCGGCTGGGCGTGCTGGAGGTGGGTGCGCCCCGGCATGATCGCGCCGAGGTGGCGCTCGGCCTGGTCGGCGTCGGCCTCCACGAGGTCGAGCAGCAGCCCGGCGATCACCCGGGCGTGGTCGCGCAGGAACACCTTGAACAGCGTGGCGATCTGGTCGTTGCGGCTGCGGCCGGCTCGCAGCCGGCCGCCCAGCTCGGGCCCGACCACCTCGAGCAGCGCGCCCTCGAGCGCGCCGTGGACGTCCTCGTCCTGGGGCCGCGGGCGCAGCTCCCCGGAGGCGAACAGCTCGTGGAGCTCGTCGAGCCCGGCCAGGAGGCCGTCGAGCTCGCTGTCGGTCAGCAGGCCGGCGCCGCGCAGCACCCGGGCGTGCGCCCGCGACCCGTCGAGGTCGTAGGGCGCCAGCCGCCAGTCGAAGTGCGTGCTCCGCGATAGCGCCTCGAGCGCCGGGCTCGGACCGCCGGCGAACCGGCCGCCCCACAGGCTGCCCTCGTTGGTCGCGCCGCTCCCGGCCTGCTGCTCCTGGTCGTCCTGGTGGTCCACGGGCGCCAGTTTGGCAGCCCGGTCAGTCCAGCGCGCGACCGACCGCTCGGGCCCGGATGTCGGGTGCGGCCAGCCGGTCGGCGTTGGCGGCCAGGTCGTCGCCCTCGGCCTGTGACTCGCGCTCGGCGGCGACGCGGGCGCGGTAGGCCGCGACCTCGTCCTCGACCCGGCGCTCGTCCCAGCCCAGCACCGGCGCGACGAGCGCGGCGGCGTCGTCGGCGCAGTCCACGCCGCGGTCGTGGGCCTCGATGGAGATCCTCGTGCGGCGCGAGAGGAGGTCGTCGAGGTGCAGCGCGCCCTCGTGCGACGCGGCGTACACGATCTCGACCTTGAGGTACTCCTCGGCACCCGGCAGCGGCTCGAGCAGGGACGGGTCGTCGTCGGCGAGGGTGAGCACCTCCTGCATCAGGGCGCCGTAGCGGTCGAGCAGGTGGGTGATCCGCCACGGCGGCAGGTCGCGGTTGCGGGCGATCAGCTCGACCTGGTTGGTCAGCGCCTGGTAGCCCTCGGCACCCACCAGCGGGATGTGGTCGGTGACGCTGTCGGGCACGTGGGCCGACAGGTCGGCCCGCGCGGCGTCTACGGCGTCGGCAGCCATGACGCGGTAGGTGGTGTACTTCCCGCCCGCGATCGAGATCAGCCCGGGCTGGGGCCGCGCGACGGCGTGCTCGCGGGACAGGTTGGACGTCGCCTCGCTCTCGCCGGCGAGCAACGGGCGGAGGCCGGCGTACACGCCCTCGATGTCGTCGTGGGTCAGCGGCGTGGTCAGCACGGTGTTGATGTGCTCGAGGATGTAGTCGATGTCGGCGCGGCTGGCGGCCGGGTGGGCCCGGTCGAGGTCCCACTCGGTGTCGGTGGTGCCGATGATCCAGTGGGTGCCCCACGGGATCACGAACAGCACGGACTTCTCGGTGCGCAGGATCATGCCGGTCTCGGAGTTCAGCCGGTCGCGCGGCACCACGATGTGCACGCCCTTGGAGGCACGCACGTTGAACTGGCCGCGGCCGCCGGCGAGCTTCTGGATGTCGTCGGTCCACACGCCGGTGCAGTTGATGACGACCTTGGCCGAGAGCGTGGCGGACTCGCCGCTCTCGACGTCCTCGACGGTCGCGCCGACGACGCGCTCACCCGCGTGGACGAACCCGGTCACCTTGGCCGAGGCCAGCACCGAGGCGCCGTACGTCGCGGCTGTGCGCGCCAGCATCATCGTGTGGCGGGCGTCGTCGGCCTGGGCGTCGTAGTAGCGCAGCGCGCCGGCCAGCGCGTCCTTGCGCAGCCCCGGCGCCATCCGCAGCGCCTTGCGGCGGCTCAGCTGCTGGTGGCGCGGCAGCGAGCTCTTGCCGCCCATCGTGTCGTAGAGCGTCAGGCCGGCGGTGACGTAGGGCCGCTCCCAGAACCGGTGCTTGAGCGGGTAGAGGAACGAGACCGGCTTGACCAGGTGCGGCGCCAGCAGGGTCAGCATCAGCTCGCGCTCGCGCAGCGCCTCGCGGACGAGCGAGAAGTTGAGCTGCTCGAGGTAGCGCAGGCCGCCGTGGAACAGCTTGGAGCTGCGCGAGGACGTGCCGGAGCCGAAGTCGCGCTGCTCGACGAGCACGACCTTGAGGCCGCGCGTGGCGGCGTCGAGCGCCACGCCCGCCCCGGTCACGCCTCCGCCGACGACCAGCACGTCGATGTCGGCGTCGTCCTGGAGAGCGCGCCACGCCTCGGCGCGCTCGTCGGGTCCCAACCTGGCCGGTGCGAGCATCTGCTCTCCTCCGTCGTGTGCTGCGGTGCGGGGGTCGTCCCCCGCCCCCACTCTAGGGACGGGCCACCAGGGCCCCGGGTGTGCAACCATGCTCGGGCG harbors:
- a CDS encoding TIGR03086 family metal-binding protein, which produces MTTREHLHGLVASLQPVVQGVPTASLDAKTPCHDWDVRGLTSHLLGTTEAMRRVGAGEPLDRDDPWGTSGQELGEAWRDQLSDRLVAVADAWAQPEAWEGEALDGAMARKDVGDMAFLEVLLHGWDLARATGQELELDDAVAEQAQQLLDEHGESGRSLGAFGAEADAGEDPSALDRALAASGRDPAWGR
- the argH gene encoding argininosuccinate lyase; protein product: MDHQDDQEQQAGSGATNEGSLWGGRFAGGPSPALEALSRSTHFDWRLAPYDLDGSRAHARVLRGAGLLTDSELDGLLAGLDELHELFASGELRPRPQDEDVHGALEGALLEVVGPELGGRLRAGRSRNDQIATLFKVFLRDHARVIAGLLLDLVEADADQAERHLGAIMPGRTHLQHAQPVLLSHHLLAHAWPLLRDVARLRDWDARVAAESPYGSGALAGSSLGLDPEAVARDLGFTGSVANSIDGTAARDFVAELAFVLAMVGVDVSRQAEEVILWATREFGFVTLDDGYSTGSSIMPQKKNPDVAELARGKAGRLVGNLAGLLATLKALPLAYNRDLQEDKEPVFDSVDTLEVLLPAFTGQVATLRFHTERMADLAPQGFSLATDVAEWLVREGVPFREAHEVSGACVRRCEELGVDLPDLTDDQFAELDPRLTPGVREVLTVEGSVASRDSRGGTAPARVAEQLAELRTVVAEHRAWLG
- a CDS encoding glycerol-3-phosphate dehydrogenase/oxidase, with the translated sequence MLAPARLGPDERAEAWRALQDDADIDVLVVGGGVTGAGVALDAATRGLKVVLVEQRDFGSGTSSRSSKLFHGGLRYLEQLNFSLVREALRERELMLTLLAPHLVKPVSFLYPLKHRFWERPYVTAGLTLYDTMGGKSSLPRHQQLSRRKALRMAPGLRKDALAGALRYYDAQADDARHTMMLARTAATYGASVLASAKVTGFVHAGERVVGATVEDVESGESATLSAKVVINCTGVWTDDIQKLAGGRGQFNVRASKGVHIVVPRDRLNSETGMILRTEKSVLFVIPWGTHWIIGTTDTEWDLDRAHPAASRADIDYILEHINTVLTTPLTHDDIEGVYAGLRPLLAGESEATSNLSREHAVARPQPGLISIAGGKYTTYRVMAADAVDAARADLSAHVPDSVTDHIPLVGAEGYQALTNQVELIARNRDLPPWRITHLLDRYGALMQEVLTLADDDPSLLEPLPGAEEYLKVEIVYAASHEGALHLDDLLSRRTRISIEAHDRGVDCADDAAALVAPVLGWDERRVEDEVAAYRARVAAERESQAEGDDLAANADRLAAPDIRARAVGRALD